ATCAGATGAACTGCCCTTTCTTCGAAAGCGGCAGAGAACCAATGGCTTTACTTCACATTAAGCCCACCATGACAGACAGAAGGTGACCACTACATAGAGAATGGATGCAACACAGAATAATCTCAACACAGAAACAATTCCTATGTTGTTAGTGAAAAAGAGAGTAAGTTTTTAAGAACAGGGAGTTATTGTTTTATGGGATCACCTGCTGCAAGACaagcattattttaatataaatgttctGAGACATACCAATAAGGTTGGCAGGTATATACATATACTGATGCAAATGTAATTTCACTGGACAAGTAGGCAAACATCTAAGCAGTTTATCCCAACCCCCTCCAGCAGAGCACAACCAAGTttcaaaatttcaattttaaaattaaaaagataaggtTAAATACACAAGATCAATTTATGTAGTATATATTCACCCTCAGAACGTGCTGAAGATGTTTTGTGTAGTTCTGTTGCACAGAGGGTTCTTTCCCTGAGGGCACATAAGGAGCTCTCAAACTGTTAATAGGTCTCTATTTTGTAACaaaatagcaattttaaaatcttaaaaaaaaatacattacctTCAACATGGAAGATCTCACTATTAAATATCCATGAAATAGACAGACTGGTTTGCATATCCTTTTTGGAATTACAAACAGCAAATAAAGTACATTGGAAGCATTTCAAATGTAATAAGCACATATTTATAGAAAGGTTCtgatataaattatataacaATCATGTTCCTGTAATATTCTAGGCTAATTTATAATGTCAGAAATAAGTTAATGTAACATGGTTTAAAACCCTTGTTCCTATTCATTTCAGGTTACagagtgaaataaataaaatgtcttcatAGGAATGGGGAGCACTGGCCATGGCAAAAAAGGTACAGTACTAACCAAAGGAAACTAAGTCAAGGCTACTGTGCTGTTGTTATGCTACAAACAAACATCTTCATACATCTgagtattaaataaatgtgtaagaTCTTCCATACTGACACCAGAATATCAAAACTACCCCTTTGTTTCTCAGGTATATTTACAACTTATCAGTCACCTTATGAGCATGTTCATTAAGACAGGTATCAAACACCAGTATTTACTCATTCTAATCAAGAAATTTCAGGGAAATGTCGACCCTCCCGCCCCTGGAAATGTGCACAAAACTTTTTATCAAAATCTTATCTGATACAATGCTGTGGTTTTGTAAAACAACTAAATAGCTCAGACGACCAATAACATGATCCTGTTTAAGCATCTTGCTAGCAGGAAAAGCCCTTACATACAGTACACCTGGTGAAAGATCAGCTTGGCTTAAAATATTCCAGTACAATTTTCAGAGTAAACAACTTCACagaagttaattaaaaaaataataataaacgtCAAACTAatcttaaagaaacaaaagaaaaacagatagaTAAACTATAGGTAAAGATCACCAGGAAGGAATGCCCagcttttcttttcaaatgttgACTGAAATTTAGGTTTCAATACAATACCTCCCACAAATCTGAGGCATGACTTGTTGAACACATTTTCAGATGCCAAGTCAAAACCATTTCAGTCACATTTTAGCAAGGCAGAAATTATTCATGTTCTTAAGTATGAATAAATGTTAGCCACTGTTCTACTATTACATGGTTCATAGTCTTATCAACCTAACagtcaaaaaacaagaaaaactaaacCCCAACATGAAGTAACAATAAACAATATTTAACCAAGATAATGCAATGAACATCCAAATTAATTAGTTTAAATTAAAAACCCAGCAATACCATCTTGTTAGTCAGTGCAAACGCTACATACAGGGTTTTCTCAAGAAAGCTGAAAGCACCTGATTCTTTTGCCAAGTCATCAGATTCAATAATGTACAGGcttaaatctgcattttaaaaaactgccatTACATTAGTGCATAATTTATCAAAATTGTAAAAACGATTCTGCATAACTTAGGAGAATTTAATATCTAGTACATCAGCTGAAAGACTTAGGCACttggttatatttttaattaattacttcAACAAGTAGCCTGTGTATAAATATTAACAGAGCAGAAACTACTcttgaaaaatggaaaattaaaaaaaaattatatgctaCAGATAAAAGCACTGCACCACACTCCTACATATAATGCAGTAAAGAAAGCTAGTATATAACCCTGTAAAATTCTATGGTAAGAACATCTAACTCCactcttcaaaattaaaaaaagaaaaagaaatccatgcAAAGTTCcatgaaaaagataaataaagcagctggaatgagatggaaactTCTCTCAGtgaaacataaaatagaaataaataagttaactaAGTCTACTTTCACTAGATGTATCATTGTAGGATCCTGCTAGTTTAATAACTGAGTTGTTAATTTTCTATAGAAGCCATTTAAAATAGGAAATGGCTCAGTTACTGCACCGGATTGCTACAAACTCATAAAAAGCTGCTTGAAGCTTAAGTTAAATGTTGTCCAAATTCCAATCATTTCTGGAAAGTGAACATGTTACCCTAGtaaagtaaattttcttttttttttttttcataatgctAATGCAAGAGGGCTTGAAGTATCAAAGAGTCCACAGGAAATGGATGCCCCCagtaatatctttttttaaaaaaaatatacattatataatatatattatatatataaaaagctaGTGTAAATGCTTCCATGGTGTGGTCACAAATTTGAAAGATGAACCTCCTTTCAGCTGTTAACCATCTTCCCATTTGCAACAGGTTTTAAAAAGTCGTTTTTATCTTCAGACATAACATGAGTTTTCAGAATGAGGTTGCCAACACTGACAGATGTGGTGATGGGGAGGCAACTTGCATTGCTAATAGACACTGGGAGTGGCTGGCTAAAGCAAGAAGTTACCGGCAGAATTGTTTTTTGCTCCTccctgagaaaaaagaaatgacattaaaaacaaattagctttAAGTGAAAACTGTTAAGGGTAACTATACATATTTAATGAAAGCTACAACAAACTTTAGGAGTCTCTAGCAAAGACATGTCTTTATCACTAGAAGTATCAGAAGTAACTAGAAAAgtcctattttccttttttttgagacagagtctccctccatcactcaggtgggagtgcagtggcatgatctcggctcaatgcaacctccgcctcctgtattcaagcaattctcttgcctcagcctcccaagtagctgggattacaggcgtgagccaccactcctggcttgaAAAGTCCTATTTTCCAAAAGttatgctaaaaattaaaatactagtTAGTTTAAGGCCATACAAACTACCACGTTGAAGATTAAGCTCATATTTTTGGCAGTAATTATTCAAAATGGCAGTATTATAGCCAAGAAAatatacatctatctatctatctatagacagatagatagatagatagatagatagatattttgagatgaagtctcagtctgtcgcccaggctggagtgcagtgtcacgatcttggctcactgtctccgcctcccaggttcaagcaattctcctgcctcagcctcccaagcagctgagactacaggtgcccgccactatgcccagctaatttttttgtatttttgtagagacagggtttcactatgttggccaggctgctcttgaactcctgaccttgtgatccacccacctcagccttccaaagtgctgggattacagccatgagccactgcgcccagcctagcaAGAAAATCTTAACATGATTTTCAAAAAGAGAAGCCATTAATCTAGGTTTTCATTCTCCATTTTGTAGTCTAGAAATTTGGCAACCAGATTAAAGAAGCATAACCTGATACTGGAACAAAGATTTAACTTTATCTCAACAAAAAGCAAGTTTCAGGCTACCAAAATGGATTGCTTTGTTAgttcaattttactttttcttccctaAAAATCCAGACTGACCAAATCATTGCCCATATAAGGTCTTCCCCTCACAGCATAAAGCCAAAAatgaatttcacatttttttctctttattatatcCTATGCCCACTGTTTATGAATTTTCTGTCTAACACTCACAGAATCACATGGTCTTCACCTAAACTCTGTTTCTTCTGCTTTGGTGGCTCCTTTTGGTGCTGCTGTACTGGATGCCCATTTTCCACTGCCGTTCCATTTAGCAACTGATCATTTTGAGAACTGATACCAAGCTGTATGTCCAGGATctcctaagaaaataaaatgttaatccTTCAGTATGaaagtattttatacttttaaattttcaatcaAACAAAGCCTCTCAATTATCTAATTGTGGCACTTACTTCAATTGGTTCACTTTGTCCATCAGGTTCATCAGTATCAAGTGCTGAAAGCTCTAACTCGATGTCCCTATCAGGTTTAGTATCTGTTGCATCTTCTGTATAATCACTCTGTAACTaagaaaaatactgattttatacCTGTGGAACCTGGGGCTTCccttttaaatcaaaataaaaaatcccaATGATCAGCCAGGCAcggggctcacatctgtaatcctagaactttgggaaggtgaggcgagcagatcacttgagttcaggagttcaagaccagcttagccaacatggtgaaaccctgtctctactaaaaatacaaaaattagctgggcatggtggtaggtgcctgtaatcccagctactcgggaggctgaggcaagagaatcgcttgaacctgagagccagaggctgcagtgagccaagatcgtgccattgcactccaggcgatagagcaagattccatttcaaaaaaaaaaatcccgatGATCTAGTTAAagaattatttaagaaatctgggaatacaattttatttctgttagaAGTTTTAAAAGCAATCGATCATCCATCAGAGATAGGCACACCAAAATGCACTCAGTAATGGTATAACCAAGATGCAGCagcagaaaacaaatacattaagCATGAAGCCAAAAGGTTCAGTTTCTTTACCTCTCCATTTCTTAGTTCAATTTCCTTGCTTAAAAGGTTTAAGGTAAGGTGACGGCCTTCATCCAGGGAATTCCACTTCTGTTGCATGGCCAAAGCATTGGCCTCTCTCTGAAGAAGTAATGAGTTGCTCTTGGCCTATAcgaggaggggaaaaaaagaaaagttagctTCCAACTATAGCTTTCAACTGtcattctatttttcaaaaattcataGCTGAGTTACAGAGCCTACCTGCTGAAGTTCAAGGCTCAAAAGGTCCCCAGTACTGGAATGCTTTCTATGACCAGATAAATCAGTAACAATGAATCTGTCCCTTTAAAGAGAAATATGTTTACTGTAATAAAAGTGAAgtgaatgaagcaacaaaagcagtaATAACCATATGTTTTATGTGACAGATCAACCCTGAAAACTTCAGTCATCATTCcaaatttaaatgcaaatatttttcagaaatttgtTACATAGCTCAGACAAGCAAAGCACATTTCATGAACCGGGGGTAGGATGTGTACTCTTAAGATACATACAAGTCTGAGAATGGAGAATCATATAGAATTAAGAAAAACGTTACCTTTCAATATAGTGTGCTGATGATGTGGCCTCGTTGCCATATGAACTCCACCTTGAATCAACAGCATTGACATAAGGGACATAATCTACAGACATGTAGAATGAAACAATggtcaaaaaagtgaaaaatcagtGTACTGAGGTGAATGTATACTTCTCAAAATAGATCTGTATTTTATCCCACTAGCCATATGATGCTGGTTAAACCACCTAATTCTGAGTTTCCCATGGTTGTTAAATGGAGGGAAATGTTTTCCATCTCACAAGTTGGGGATTAAAAAGCATAGTGCTTaggacgggcacagtggctcacacatgtaatcccagcactttgggaggctgaggcaggtggatcacatgaggccaggagttccagaccagcttggccaacacggcaaaactaaaatataaaatactctctactaaaaatacaaaaattagccaggcatggtggtgcatgtctgtaatcccagctacctgggaggctgaggcagaagaatcgcttgaaccccggacagaggttgcagtgagccgagatcacaccactgcactccagtctgggcaacagagtgagactctgtctcaatttaaaaaaataaaaaaaaaacgcATAGTGCTTAGAACATATCAGGCTAGGTATTATCTAAGTGGATTACCTGATACACTGATGGGCTTAGTCGCACTTCCTTGGGAAGCAGTGGCCTGGACAGGATCTGTGGTATGGTAACCTGTACGGGAAGATCTGGAAATCGCACCCCATTTTGAGATGATGGGTCCATCACTAAAGGGAATTATTGGATCTTCTTCTTTTGTCCTTCTCTGGGTTTCAAATAAATGTACTCTTCTCTTAACATCACCACTATCCAGGTCCTATGTAAaccaaagaaaatcaataaaaggaCTGCTGGCAATTACTTCAGCTAGTAAATATATGCTATCAAAAGACATGTAATTAGATTTTTTGGTTAATTTAAAACTAGCTCTAGACTCAATGATAATCCAACAAACTACCATTAAACCACCAAACAAtgttcaaataatttaaatattaaatataatttatttgactTACCTAAATATAACCCCGCTGCTACCAATGAGTTATAAGGCAACAATATGAACGAATGAATAGAAAACATTCATTCTATAACATGAGTGAACATGCATCATCTCTCACCTCCAACCCCTGCAACCCCAGCAAAATCATACCATTAACACAGCATTTGAATTAGCAATTACATCTTTGGGCTCTGAATCAATGGCATTTATACAGGAGCCTATGGTGCCACAAGACCAGGGAGAATAATGGGAAAGATGATCTTCTTCAAATTTTGTACCACTCACACTCTCTGagaactggttaaaaaaaaaataaataaataaagccaattaGTAAGAAGCTTAAATTTACAAGCTTGTAACTAATATAAAGTAACTATTATAGAATTCAGAGGACTTCATAGCAAACAATTATACTTTTTCAATAACTAATATAAAAAACTGTAATAAGCAACGAATGGTATTTTTACAATAGAAAATGGCATGCTTTCCCTTTTCACTTTGTCCTTTAAGTGCTCATATGGAACATTTGACTAATACTATCAAAaccaattaacaaatatttatagtatgCTACTAACATGGTATGGGgtactccaagaaaaaaaaaaaagtaagagaaaacaaatacatagatacacacagaGATCACAGTCCATATCCTAAGGgagtttataattttcttttttcttttgagacagggtctcactcccaccgCCCAGGCTAAcatgcagtggggtgatcacagctcactgcagcctcgacttcccaggctcaggtgattttcccagctcagcttcccaagtagctgggactataagcacacgccactatgcccagacaattttttgtatttttagtagagatgaagttttgccatattgcctaggctggtatcaaactcctgggctcaagcaatccacccactttgatcttccaaagtgcttggattataggcatgagccactacaccaagCTGAGTTTATAATTTTCTTGAGAAAAAGAACAACATGTGCAAATAAGGGAATATAACTGATAAATTATGCAGTatcaaataaagaacaaaaggaatTCAAAGAAGGCTCTGGAGACAAaggggaaatgaataaattttaaagggaCTGTGAATAAGGAATACTTATAGGACCAGAATACTGAAGTTATAAGAATCATTAAATCTAGTTTACTAATTATTCAGATAAaaaaactcaacagcaaaaaagttaaaaaacttttCTCAAGTCGAACTCAGCAGATCTGAGTCTCAGGGAAATACTCATTTCCTGAAGTATAATtgtatatcaaaaaagaaaatgcaagtggCATCTAGCAAGCAAGTGGCAGCTCTGTCACTCTGTTGTCAAAGTATTTCCCTGCTTTGAAGAAGTCTAAGTTTGACAAGACCAAGTTGGATCTAGTTTAAAAATTCAatgctttattgaaatatttatggGTTAAAAAATATAATGCCTCGGATTACTTCAAAACAATCCAGGGGGAAGAGGGGATACAAATAAGACAGTACTGACTGAGTTGATAACTGTGGAACCTGGGTGTTGGGTACATGGAGTTTATCATATTATTCTCTCTATacttgtatatgtttgaaattttttataatgaaaagatttaaaaatttttaatatcaaaactTCTGGGGATGGGGAATAAACcagaagaaactttaaaaagaaattaatggtTTTCTCTAAATATAACAGTACTGAAAACACCAGATTAAATTAAAATCATCCTGGTACACAAACTTGTTTTGTAATGCCAAGAACAAATATTAGCAGTGATGTAAAGAGCATAAATAATACTGTAGGTATTTCTGCATTTCTTGTTAAGTAGGGAAGAAATACCTCAGACAGCCCAGGATTCATATCCCAGCTATTTACAGCTGAaagatcttgggcaaattacctaACTTCTGTAAGATTCCTACCctgtaaaatatggaaaataccTGCCCCCTAaggtttttgtgagaattaaataaaatagctttATGCAAATGCTTATTTAGTACAGCGCTGGCatgagtaggtgctcaataaatgatagataTAAATCACACTATTAataaaaaaccataaaataattatactacAGGAAAGATTTTGAATTCTTGGTAAAGGACTATGCCTTAACGGTCTTCAGAGTTTCATAACACCTAGCCGTAGTACATATATATTCAGTGTTTATTGAACTAAACTTAATTGCACACCAAACCACTGCAAAATATCCAACATAGCTATTCCTGGTTTGAATCAGCAATTTGAAGTCAGCTGTTTGACCTATCCCTGCAACATTAAGTAATTAAAACCTTTCTTACATCCGCACGAAAGTCTACACTGAACAGAGGAGAAGGTGGTGTTGGTGACTGTGTTGCCACAGGAAGAGTTGAAGAGACAAGAGGTGCTTTCTGAGTGTGGTACTGTGCCCACTGATCTGGCTTTCTTCTTATCTGCTCCTCGCAACTGGTCTTCAAATGACCACAAGGTTCCTAATGGGGGATAAAAGAAACAATCTTAATCATCTAGGGAGTGGTGAATAAATTTAACTGTGTGAAAATGATGTAAACAGTTTATGATATTGTTgggataaaaaaaaatacagcagggAAAGTCACCCTAGTCTATTCTCCATACacttaaaataaaaaggttaataTTTATTCAACTGATGTTAAAAGCAGAATCTGAGCACTCACTTTTCTTGTTTAGGAAAGTCATTTGTATGTATGTGGTGATACTGAAAAAAGGTCCTAACCTTgtatttttaagatttctttctactttcccaACAATTTCCTATCcaaatataacatttattgagcattaacATGTATGAGGCCCAGTTCTAAGAGGTTTGATTTTctgatttaattctcacaacagccttatgaggtaggtactactaTTATTTCcatcaaatgaatgaaagaactgAGGCATAGGGAGGTCAAGTAACTTCCTTAAGTCACACAATTAGTAAGTGGAGGATATATACCTGGGTGGTTTGACTCCAGACATTGGGCAGTTAATGAGTACATTATAGTAGCATCTTCACTTACCCTTGGTAAAGGCACAGTTGTCCTTGGCTCACTTGGTGGCTGACAAGCCACCGAATAATATCCATCTAATGAGTTATATCTTTCCCGCAAAGATGTCTGATAGACAGATGAATGCATCACATCCATTGGAGGTAAAGAATTGCTTCTAATAATGTCATCTCGTTGGTACATAGGTGGGCGCCAGATGCGCCTGCTGTCGTACACAGGAGCATACATTCCAGAAGGTACTGGAGGAACTGGTCCATACGGCTGCGGAGGAGGAGGCTGGTAAGGAGAAGAATTCATTCGATCTCGAGGGGAAAATGTACTGTAATGATCGGCATATGGCATGGAAGCAGGTGGGAGGGAGGACTCTGGAACATTATTGGACCTCACAAAGCGAGGAACACAGGGAGCCACACCAGCTGGTACCGTTGGAGGTGGTGGATAGTATCCTTGAAAATTGGAAAGAGGAATATTTAATGTAATCTTAGTACAATCCAACATTTTATAATGGCTTAAATCTAAGGCAGCCCTTAATGTAGGAAAATATAATAAGCTTTGAACCTTACCTTACCCTGCTTTATAAAGCTTTAtaccctggcttttttttttttttttttggtagagacagggtcttgcaatgatgcccaggctggtctcaaactcctgggctcaagtgattctcctgggcctcccaaagtgctgggattacaggtgtgagctaccacacctgaccACAAGCTACATATTTTCAAGATACCACTATATGAAAATCATTAACATTCAATACTTTGCTAAAGTGTTCCTTAAAACACACAACAGAGCTATTAACATATGGCTGGTAAATATCCTTCTAGGGCATCTATTGCCACTGGTTTTGGATTAGTCAGTTACATCATtgatttttattaacttttttgggAGCAGACGTTAAAGACCTCTTTCAAAATCTATGTAAGTTGTTCACTCTCTTTCCAAAATTGTACATAagcatacataaataaaacacttttttacATCATTTCAGGGGACTTACAGAAAACCCCTAAAGTTCATTCCTGACCCTATTATATCTGATTTGTAGGAATGACAACCTTAAAGCTGTATTTAGAAGCACAGATCCttggggaaggaaaaaaacttaTGAGTCACATAGTCAAaaggattaattttttaaatgtagacatTCTAGAACTATTCATTTATCTAAGGAaaacaatgtttcttttttttcttagaattgtcTAAAATTACTCACCTGTCTGTGGGTACTGTGGGACTTCAAAGGGTATCTGAGTCCTTGGATCTTGAAAATACTGAATGTTTTCAGAATGTGGAGGATATACTGGTACTCTAGTTAGAAATGGGCTGGATTTTTGAGGCACAGAATTCAGCTCTGTTCCAACATTAGAGGGCCCAGCTGAGGTAGCTGCTACATTACTTACAGGAGTCTTGGGTGGAGAACCAATTTTACTGGAGAGAAAATTTAACAAAGGGCAAAGGATAAATCACTGTCTATGACTGTCCTTCTTAgtagaaatttttaataaaattatattctgaAAACACTAATAGAAAACACTTCAGATATTGCCACATTGACAGATAAGGCAATGAATTTCACGGCCACCTTACACAGCTAATTTACATGATCATCATAACAGATGTCATATTCCTGTGTGGGCTACAGGGAATAAAAACTATTCCCAGATATTAACGTGACTCATTAGTCACCacttacccattttttttttgttttttgttttttgtttttgagacagggtgtcactctgtcacccaggctggagtgcactgacacaATCACAAtaacagctcaccgcagccttgacctcctgggcttaagcaatcctcccacctcagcctcccaagcagatgggactacaagtgcatgccaccacactcggctaatttttaatttttttgtagagacggggtctagATTTGTTGCTCAGGagggtctcaaattcctaggctcaggcaattctcccaccttggcctcacaaagtgctggcattacaggaatcagccaccgtgcccggccattacTCATTCtttaaacaaacatttttcactactgaaggttaaaaaaaaaaaaagaaaattctgttcaACAAGTTCTCAACCGAAAAAATATAGTCCATTAGTAGAACTATTTGGGACAAAGAAAACAGACATGGTAAGAAAGAGTTGTTTTCTATGAGGAGTTAGATCAGCTGAAATATTAACTCCTTGAGGAAAGGccacttttgtttattttgataactcttatatccccagcacctaaaACAGCTCCTGGAACAGAGTAGgcacttggtaaatatttttcagacaaataaaacagttcctggcatgcagtaggtactcagtaaatacctGCTGGGTGAATGAAATGGTAACTGACTAAATTGAGGCAAAACACACCAatcttttactattattatttttaacacaaaagaaTTTTCTTGGTTGAATCACTAAGTAATCAGCTCGAAAGGATCTTATGGCTTTCTTAACTCCTTTTAAGAAGTCAAATtttggccaggaacggtggctcacacctgtaatcccagcactttgggaggccgaggcgggtggatcaactgaggttgggagttcgcgaccagcctgaccaacatggagataccccgtctctactaaaaatacaaaattagccgggtgtggtggtgcacgcccataatcccagctacgtgggaggctgaggcaggagaattgcttgaacccaggaggcagaggttgtggtgagccgagaacgcgccattgcactccagcctgggcaacaagagcgaaactccgtctcaaaaaaaacaaaaagaaaaaaatatatatatatatatatggccaaaGCTTAGTCAGCTGGACTTGTAACTATATTTATTTTGCGGATTATATTTGCTTGTTTTAGCCAAATTTTGACAGAGCTTTAGATATGTGATGACTGAAGAAAATGATCTTGTTAATTATGCAGGAACTCAATACATTGCATCTCAACCAGATTAGAGGGTTTTTTTCTCAAATTAGAACAATCATTTTAAAGGTAGGGTATAAAGAAAAAGGTATATGGGCTGCCTTTAAGCTTATCACAGATTAGTCTAGCAGATGTTTACTTCTATGTGTAActgtatattaaaatgtaaaaaataactaAGGAACTGTGGGTAATAATAGTAGGTACAAATGCAAGGGTTTAGAGTATAAAGATATTTTAGGACTGTGCTTATTctttacataaagtaaaatagagACAACAAGGAAAATGATTAGGATTTCCTTAAaacaataactaatatttatCAAGTGGTTATTTGAGCCTATTCCAGGCACTGCTTTATATGAATTATCTGATCCCTCCATGTCAAAATGTCACATACCTAAAATTTGGATTAGTACTTTTGAAATGGTAAACTCATAGACTTATCAACAAAAAGGCAACAAGATCCATGATAAGGTCAGCATTTATTGCCTCATGAAATCATGCAAGCTATCTCAAAAACTGGAACTTATAGAAAAAGCTAATCCTTCAGTCACATCCTAGTGAGAA
The nucleotide sequence above comes from Pongo pygmaeus isolate AG05252 chromosome 13, NHGRI_mPonPyg2-v2.0_pri, whole genome shotgun sequence. Encoded proteins:
- the RC3H2 gene encoding roquin-2 isoform X4, whose translation is MPVQAAQWTEFLSCPICYNEFDENVHKPISLGCSHTVCKTCLNKLHRKACPFDQTAINTDIDVLPVNFALLQLVGAQVPDHQSIKLSNLGENKHYEVAKKCVEDLALYLKPLSGGKGVASLNQSALSRPMQRKLVTLVNCQLVEEEGRVRAMRAARSLGERTVTELILQHQNPQQLSANLWAAVRARGCQFLGPAMQEEALKLVLLALEDGSALSRKVLVLFVVQRLEPRFPQASKTSIGHVVQLLYRASCFKVTKRDEDSSLMQLKEEFRSYEALRREHDAQIVHIAMEAGLRISPEQWSSLLYGDLAHKSHMQSIIDKLQSPESFAKSVQELTIVLQRTGDPANLNRLRPHLELLANIDPNPDAVSPTWEQLENAMVAVKTVVHGLVDFIQNYSRKGHETPQPQPNSKYKTSMCRDLRQQGGCPRGTNCTFAHSQEELENKIGSPPKTPVSNVAATSAGPSNVGTELNSVPQKSSPFLTRVPVYPPHSENIQYFQDPRTQIPFEVPQYPQTGYYPPPPTVPAGVAPCVPRFVRSNNVPESSLPPASMPYADHYSTFSPRDRMNSSPYQPPPPQPYGPVPPVPSGMYAPVYDSRRIWRPPMYQRDDIIRSNSLPPMDVMHSSVYQTSLRERYNSLDGYYSVACQPPSEPRTTVPLPREPCGHLKTSCEEQIRRKPDQWAQYHTQKAPLVSSTLPVATQSPTPPSPLFSVDFRADFSESVSGTKFEEDHLSHYSPWSCGTIGSCINAIDSEPKDVIANSNAVLMDLDSGDVKRRVHLFETQRRTKEEDPIIPFSDGPIISKWGAISRSSRTGYHTTDPVQATASQGSATKPISVSDYVPYVNAVDSRWSSYGNEATSSAHYIERDRFIVTDLSGHRKHSSTGDLLSLELQQAKSNSLLLQREANALAMQQKWNSLDEGRHLTLNLLSKEIELRNGELQSDYTEDATDTKPDRDIELELSALDTDEPDGQSEPIEEILDIQLGISSQNDQLLNGTAVENGHPVQQHQKEPPKQKKQSLGEDHVILEEQKTILPVTSCFSQPLPVSISNASCLPITTSVSVGNLILKTHVMSEDKNDFLKPVANGKMVNS
- the RC3H2 gene encoding roquin-2 isoform X3, encoding MPVQAAQWTEFLSCPICYNEFDENVHKPISLGCSHTVCKTCLNKLHRKACPFDQTAINTDIDVLPVNFALLQLVGAQVPDHQSIKLSNLGENKHYEVAKKCVEDLALYLKPLSGGKGVASLNQSALSRPMQRKLVTLVNCQLVEEEGRVRAMRAARSLGERTVTELILQHQNPQQLSANLWAAVRARGCQFLGPAMQEEALKLVLLALEDGSALSRKVLVLFVVQRLEPRFPQASKTSIGHVVQLLYRASCFKVTKRDEDSSLMQLKEEFRSYEALRREHDAQIVHIAMEAGLRISPEQWSSLLYGDLAHKSHMQSIIDKLQSPESFAKSVQELTIVLQRTGDPANLNRLRPHLELLANIDPNPDAVSPTWEQLENAMVAVKTVVHGLVDFIQNYSRKGHETPQPQPNSKYKTSMCRDLRQQGGCPRGTNCTFAHSQEELEKYRLRNKKINATVRTFPLLNKVGVNNTVTTTAGNVISVIGSTETTGKIVPSTNGISNAENSVSQLISRSTDSTLRALETVKKVGKVGTNGQNAAGPSADSVTENKIGSPPKTPVSNVAATSAGPSNVGTELNSVPQKSSPFLTRVPVYPPHSENIQYFQDPRTQIPFEVPQYPQTGYYPPPPTVPAGVAPCVPRFVRSNNVPESSLPPASMPYADHYSTFSPRDRMNSSPYQPPPPQPYGPVPPVPSGMYAPVYDSRRIWRPPMYQRDDIIRSNSLPPMDVMHSSVYQTSLRERYNSLDGYYSVACQPPSEPRTTVPLPREPCGHLKTSCEEQIRRKPDQWAQYHTQKAPLVSSTLPVATQSPTPPSPLFSVDFRADFSESVSGTKFEEDHLSHYSPWSCGTIGSCINAIDSEPKDVIANSNAVLMDLDSGDVKRRVHLFETQRRTKEEDPIIPFSDGPIISKWGAISRSSRTGYHTTDPVQATASQGSATKPISVSDYVPYVNAVDSRWSSYGNEATSSAHYIERDRFIVTDLSGHRKHSSTGDLLSLELQQAKSNSLLLQREANALAMQQKWNSLDEGRHLTLNLLSKEIELRNGELQSDYTEDATDTKPDRDIELELSALDTDEPDGQSEPIEEILDIQLGISSQNDQLLNGTAVENGHPVQQHQKEPPKQKKQSLGRSKKQFCR